One window from the genome of Nicotiana tomentosiformis chromosome 5, ASM39032v3, whole genome shotgun sequence encodes:
- the LOC138892284 gene encoding uncharacterized protein, with the protein MVGEKVLLKVSPMKGVMSFEKNGKLIPRYISPFEVLDRVGEVDYRLSLPPSLSGVHPVFRVSMLWKYYGDLLHVLDFNTMQLDEDLTYDVEPVDIFGRQFLKLR; encoded by the coding sequence ATGgtaggtgagaaggttctactcaaagtttcgcccatgaagggtgtgatgagtttcgagaagaatggcaagttgatccctaggtatattagtccttttgaggtgcttgataGAGTTGGAGAGGTGGACTACAGACtttccttgccacctagtctatcaggggTTCACCCGGTGTTTcgtgtttctatgctctggaagtattatggtgatctgttACATGTCTTGGACTTCAACACGATGCAATTGGATGAGGATTTGACATATGATGTGGAACCGGTGGACATTTTTGGTAGGCAGTTTCTAAAGTTGAGGTAG